The genomic region CTGCACCGTCGAGGACGCGCACGACGCCCGTCGTGCCGCCGACCTGATGGGCATCCCGTTCTACGTCTGGGACTTCGCCGAGCGCTTCACCGAGGAGGTCGTCGAGGACTTCGTCGCGGAGTACGCCGCCGGCCGCACCCCGAACCCGTGCCTGCGCTGCAACGAGCGCATCAAGTTCGAGGCGTTGCTGGACAAGGCGATCGCGCTCGGGTTCGACGCGGTCTGCACCGGCCACTACGCGCGGCTGGAGCTCGTGGACGGCCGTCCCGAGCTGCGCCGCTCCGCCGACCTCGGCAAGGACCAGTCCTACGTGCTGGCCTCGCTGACCGCCGACCAGCTCGCGCACGCCATGTTCCCGTTGGGGGACACCACGAAGGACGACGTGCGGGTGGAGGCGGCCGCGCGCGGTCTGTCGGTCGCGAAGAAGCCGGACTCGCACGACATCTGCTTCATCCCGGACGGCGACACCCAGAAGTTCCTCGCCTCCCGCATGGAGACCAAGCCCGGTCTGCTGATCGACGACGCGACCGGCGCCGTGCTCGGCAGGCACGCGGGCGTGCACGAGTTCACCGTCGGCCAGCGCAAGGGCCTCGGCATCGACGGCCCCGCCCCCGACGGCCGCCCGCGCTACGTGCTGGCGCTGGAGCCGGTGTCGGGCAACGTCCGAGTCGGCTCGGCCGAGAAGCTCGCGGTCACCGGCATCTCCGCCTCCTCCCCGATTACGCACGTCGAGCTGGACGGCCCGGTCGAGTGCGTCGCCCAGGTGCGCGCGCACGGCGGCACCGCACCCGCGGTGGCCGAGCTGGTCGACGGCGTGCTGCGGGTGCAGCTGCGCGAGCCGCTGAAGGGCGTCGCGCCCGGCCAGGCGGTGGCGGTCTACCGGCCGGACCCGGCGGGCGACCTGGTGCTGGCGAGCGCCACGATCGACGCGACCAGCTAATCCGGTTGCCGGGCTGGCTAGCGTCGAGGGTGTGACGTTCACCGACGCCGACAACGCCGCGCTGTACGACGAGACGGACCCGTGGGCGGGCCATCCGTCGGCCGCGTTCTACGACGGGCTGGTCGACTCGGTGGCCGAGGTGCTCGACGTCGGGTGCGGCACCGGTCAGATGCTCATCGCGGCCAGGGAACGCGGGCACCGCGGCCGGCTCGTCGGGCTCGATCCGGACGCGCCGTCGCTGGAGCGGGCGCGCCGTCGTGCCGATGTCGAGTGGGTGCTCGGAAAGGCCCAGGACGCGCGCTGGGAGGGGGAGTTCGACCTCGCGGTGATGGCCAGCAACGCGTTCCAGTGCCTCGTGACCGACACCGATCTCCGTGTCGCGTTGGAGGCCGTCCACCGCGCGTTGCGGCCCGGCGGCAGGTTCGCGTTCGACACCCGCTACCCGGCCGCACGCGAGTGGGAGACCTGGCACGGCGCGCGCTACCCGGTGCGCGACCTGGAGGTGTCCTACGACGTCGAGCGGGTCGAGGACGGCGTCGTCACGTTCACGGAGTCGGTGTCCAGGAACGGTGAGACGCTGCGGGTGGACCGGGCGTCGTTGCGGTTCCTGGAGGTGGCGGAGCTCAACGGGTTCCTCGCGGACGCCGGGTTCTCGGTCGAGGGGCAGTACGGCGACTGGGTGCGCGGCCCGGTCACCGCGCGGACCCGGTCGATCGTCACCGTGGCGCTAGCGCGGTAGCCACTCCGAGTTCGCTCCACACAGGAGCACGCACGGCAGCTCGCCCGGCACGTCGCCCTTGAGGAACGCCGCGAACGCCACGGCACCGGCGGGTTCGACGGCGAGGCGGAAGTCCTCCCACAGCCGGTCGCGGGCGGCCAGCAGCTCCTCGTCGGACACCAGCACCGACGTGACGTCGTGCTGCCGCAGGATCTCCAGCGGCACCGAGCCGACGCGGGTGGCGCCGAGTGCCGACGCCGCGACGGAGTCCACCGGCGAGTCGACCGGCTCACCGGCTTCGAGGCCGCGGTGCACGGCGCAGCAACCGGACGGTTCGGCGTTCACGATCAACCTGCCACCGGACGCGAGCGCCGCACCGGCGATCAGGCCGCCGCCACCGGAGGCGATCGCGATGGTGTCGACCTCCGGCACGTCCTCGACGATCTCGCGGGTCACCGTGGACTGCCCCTCGATGACGACCGGGTCGTTGTAGGCCTCGACGTAGAGCGGGCCGAAGTCGTGCGCGGCGGCCGCGGCCTCGGCGTAGGTGGCACCGTGGCGGATCAGCTTGGCGCCCAACGCCTCGATGCGGCGGGTTTTCGTCTCGGGTGCGGTCACCGGCACGAACACGGTGGCGTGCATGCCGAGCAGCTGGGCGGCCTGCGCGACGGCGATGCCGTGGTTGCCGCCCGAGGCCGTGACGACCTCGCTGACACCGCCGGGCCCGGACAGCGTGAGCAGCTTGTTGACCGCGCCGCGCACCTTGAACGAACCGGTGAGCTGGAGGTGTTCCAGCTTGAGCACCACCGGGCGACCGTCCACAGCGGTGCGCAGGACGGGGGTGCGGCGGATGAAGTCGGAGAGCGGTCTCATGTGACCAGCTTCCACAAGAACTGCACCAGAGTCACGATTCCCAGCAGGAAACACACGATGACGAAGGTGCCGCCGACCATCACCACCAGACAGGCACCCCAGGACGTCTCCTCCTGCTCGGTCGTGTCGAGCTCGTCCTGCAGCTCGATCCGCGCCTCCAGGTAGAGGGACGCGAGGCGGGTGCGGGCGGTCTCGGTCGGCGCCTCCTCCAGGCGACCGGCCCAGTTCAACGCGACGAGGCGGACCTGGGCACGGCGGTAGGCGCGTTCGAACGCGAGCGTCTCCTCCGGATCGCGGTAGTCGGAGAGGTAGGTCCAGCGACCTGCCTGCGCCGGCTCGCCGAGCACGCGGTAGACCTCGGCCAGGCGGTCGCGCAGATCGAGCCGGTGGGGATAGGTGCCGACGAGTCCCGCGAGGCGCTGACGTGCGCGGAGCACGTTCGCGAGGTCGCCACGCCGCAACTCGTCGGCCGCTTTGTGGAGCGTCAGCTCTACCGGCATGCCGAACAGTTTTGCAGGCGCGGCTAGCTTTGACCCGTGTTCGTCCTCTCG from Lentzea guizhouensis harbors:
- the mnmA gene encoding tRNA 2-thiouridine(34) synthase MnmA: MKVLAAMSGGVDSAVAAARAVEAGHDVTGVHLALSAKPGTLRTGARGCCTVEDAHDARRAADLMGIPFYVWDFAERFTEEVVEDFVAEYAAGRTPNPCLRCNERIKFEALLDKAIALGFDAVCTGHYARLELVDGRPELRRSADLGKDQSYVLASLTADQLAHAMFPLGDTTKDDVRVEAAARGLSVAKKPDSHDICFIPDGDTQKFLASRMETKPGLLIDDATGAVLGRHAGVHEFTVGQRKGLGIDGPAPDGRPRYVLALEPVSGNVRVGSAEKLAVTGISASSPITHVELDGPVECVAQVRAHGGTAPAVAELVDGVLRVQLREPLKGVAPGQAVAVYRPDPAGDLVLASATIDATS
- a CDS encoding class I SAM-dependent methyltransferase is translated as MTFTDADNAALYDETDPWAGHPSAAFYDGLVDSVAEVLDVGCGTGQMLIAARERGHRGRLVGLDPDAPSLERARRRADVEWVLGKAQDARWEGEFDLAVMASNAFQCLVTDTDLRVALEAVHRALRPGGRFAFDTRYPAAREWETWHGARYPVRDLEVSYDVERVEDGVVTFTESVSRNGETLRVDRASLRFLEVAELNGFLADAGFSVEGQYGDWVRGPVTARTRSIVTVALAR
- a CDS encoding serine/threonine dehydratase; this translates as MRPLSDFIRRTPVLRTAVDGRPVVLKLEHLQLTGSFKVRGAVNKLLTLSGPGGVSEVVTASGGNHGIAVAQAAQLLGMHATVFVPVTAPETKTRRIEALGAKLIRHGATYAEAAAAAHDFGPLYVEAYNDPVVIEGQSTVTREIVEDVPEVDTIAIASGGGGLIAGAALASGGRLIVNAEPSGCCAVHRGLEAGEPVDSPVDSVAASALGATRVGSVPLEILRQHDVTSVLVSDEELLAARDRLWEDFRLAVEPAGAVAFAAFLKGDVPGELPCVLLCGANSEWLPR
- a CDS encoding DUF6584 family protein, coding for MPVELTLHKAADELRRGDLANVLRARQRLAGLVGTYPHRLDLRDRLAEVYRVLGEPAQAGRWTYLSDYRDPEETLAFERAYRRAQVRLVALNWAGRLEEAPTETARTRLASLYLEARIELQDELDTTEQEETSWGACLVVMVGGTFVIVCFLLGIVTLVQFLWKLVT